A region of Paenibacillus sp. JNUCC-31 DNA encodes the following proteins:
- a CDS encoding SDR family oxidoreductase, protein MKLSGNTILITGGSSGIGLAFAERFLKAGNTVIVTGRRADILQHAKETHPGLITYVNDLNMESARAALFDWVTTNYPEVNVLVNNAGIQQRFNVLTSDAKNDWNYFNKEITTNIEAPFHLSMLFAPYLATKEEATIINVTSGLAFTPFAIAPIYSATKAALHSFTISLRHQLSDTSVEVIEVAPPAVSTDLGGAGLHTQGEPLDAFADGIFKGLEEGHQEIGYGTSVARLRMSRDEVDEYASQMYNATKSLIE, encoded by the coding sequence ATGAAACTTTCAGGGAATACAATACTCATTACGGGAGGAAGCTCTGGAATCGGATTAGCATTTGCCGAGCGCTTCTTAAAAGCCGGAAATACCGTTATTGTTACGGGGAGACGTGCAGATATACTTCAACATGCGAAAGAAACACATCCTGGACTTATTACGTATGTGAATGATCTAAATATGGAGTCCGCGCGTGCAGCACTGTTTGATTGGGTAACCACGAACTATCCGGAAGTAAATGTATTAGTCAACAATGCCGGTATCCAACAACGTTTTAATGTACTCACATCAGATGCAAAGAACGATTGGAATTATTTCAATAAAGAAATTACAACGAACATTGAAGCTCCGTTTCATCTATCCATGCTGTTTGCTCCTTATCTTGCAACCAAAGAAGAGGCGACGATTATTAACGTCACTTCCGGGTTGGCCTTCACGCCGTTTGCCATTGCTCCAATCTATTCAGCAACCAAGGCGGCCCTTCACTCCTTTACAATTAGCCTGAGACACCAGCTTTCGGATACGTCTGTAGAGGTCATTGAAGTTGCTCCTCCTGCAGTAAGTACAGATCTGGGTGGTGCAGGGCTGCATACTCAAGGAGAGCCATTGGATGCCTTCGCAGATGGAATCTTCAAAGGATTGGAAGAAGGTCACCAGGAAATTGGATATGGTACCTCTGTCGCTCGCTTACGCATGTCCCGAGATGAAGTTGACGAGTACGCCTCACAGATGTATAACGCAACGAAAAGTCTGATTGAATAA
- a CDS encoding nitroreductase family protein: MESVKQEQSFMEVVKERRSVRHYDPAFSISEQELKDILTEAALAPSGANMQPWKFIVFNDQALKEQLLPIANNQQQVVDASAVIAVLGDLEYIKQVDSVYDASVEAGYMTKEIKDSLVTNMKGMLESMDPQYIKDGVMFDCGLLSMQFMLAAKARGYDTVPMAGYDKNKFIEAFDIPDRYVPTILISIGKASQPGHPTTRLPIDELTFWNGIKK; the protein is encoded by the coding sequence ATGGAGAGCGTAAAACAAGAGCAAAGCTTTATGGAAGTGGTAAAGGAAAGACGTTCTGTACGGCATTACGATCCTGCATTCAGCATTTCAGAGCAGGAATTGAAGGATATTCTGACTGAAGCAGCCCTTGCTCCATCTGGTGCGAATATGCAGCCATGGAAATTCATTGTCTTTAATGATCAGGCTCTGAAAGAACAATTACTTCCCATTGCGAACAATCAGCAGCAGGTGGTAGATGCTTCGGCCGTTATTGCAGTGTTGGGGGATTTGGAATACATCAAACAGGTTGATTCCGTTTATGATGCTTCTGTAGAAGCAGGTTATATGACTAAGGAAATTAAGGATTCGTTGGTAACCAACATGAAGGGAATGCTGGAAAGCATGGATCCTCAATATATCAAGGACGGCGTCATGTTTGACTGTGGTCTATTATCGATGCAGTTCATGCTTGCCGCCAAGGCGCGTGGGTATGACACCGTTCCAATGGCAGGATACGATAAAAACAAATTCATTGAAGCGTTCGATATTCCCGATCGTTATGTTCCAACCATTCTCATTTCCATCGGCAAAGCCTCGCAACCGGGACATCCGACTACTCGACTGCCCATTGATGAGTTGACGTTCTGGAATGGTATCAAAAAATAA
- a CDS encoding leucine-rich repeat domain-containing protein yields the protein MPTQFVKNMIVFCLVLVLLPTTTMLAAPAIKDVAIAKVIRATLKISPKKEVKTSDLKKLKSLYAEDNKNMISNLQGLENAVNLVDLILPGHNIKNITPLSKLKKLEFLVVDGNQIADLSPLSGLSNLQSLLISGNKIKSLTPLKNLHKLTSLLASDNQVTDLKPLRKLKLEWIILSGNQIQDLTPLKNHPTLEYLYVDDNLIQDIAVLETIPHLIEVSLAGNPLNEQAQQVVKNLEKKGVIVSLEKEDEK from the coding sequence ATGCCCACTCAATTCGTAAAAAATATGATCGTATTCTGTTTGGTTCTCGTATTATTACCGACCACAACCATGTTGGCTGCTCCCGCAATTAAAGACGTGGCTATAGCAAAGGTCATTCGGGCAACATTGAAGATCTCGCCTAAAAAGGAAGTCAAGACGAGCGATCTGAAGAAATTAAAATCGTTATATGCCGAGGATAACAAGAACATGATTTCCAACCTGCAGGGGCTTGAAAATGCCGTTAACCTAGTGGATTTAATTTTGCCCGGCCATAATATAAAAAATATTACACCGCTCAGCAAGTTAAAAAAGCTGGAATTTTTAGTTGTTGACGGGAATCAGATCGCAGACTTATCTCCACTTTCGGGGTTAAGTAATCTGCAAAGTTTATTAATTAGTGGTAACAAAATCAAAAGTCTGACACCTTTGAAAAATTTACATAAGCTGACCAGTCTGCTTGCCAGCGACAATCAGGTGACCGATCTAAAGCCTCTTCGGAAATTAAAGTTAGAATGGATTATATTAAGTGGAAATCAGATTCAGGATTTGACACCGTTAAAGAACCATCCGACATTGGAGTATCTTTATGTGGACGATAACCTCATTCAGGATATTGCAGTACTTGAGACCATCCCCCATTTAATAGAGGTATCGTTGGCTGGCAATCCATTGAATGAACAGGCTCAGCAGGTTGTGAAAAACCTGGAGAAGAAAGGTGTCATTGTGAGTTTGGAAAAAGAAGATGAGAAATAA
- a CDS encoding S-layer homology domain-containing protein, producing MKLKNRRMLSALLAIVMVLTMLPFYPSEVKAAATPTLDLGDPISVTETTYQLSNATFGSTGVVNAAGGYFTVEVNNGSIAVVTPPSGITELTNGISISGIVTDQSTPANRVFNFSSETTYEEIQAVIQDMTFTQAAGKTQRVTVNVTPGVPLSDGKTSVRTYNGRHFVYVQRLSTMTFKDAVTIATNINGHLVEPAPANPGEMFAIASMFKEFKNPYLGNWNFLSFIGATKTYTPDWNTSIGAVTRYVSTGWQTGLESTTNYVSNGAYDHLTLLLDTSNNKVGYLGVNNTHGGSSAWKDPGVIVEYNSGVITNITATKEIGLPSMGGSVAISGVAQVGQTLTADLSGITYTPDTSDNVPTYQWYRNGVAITNGTDSSYTLTADDLGTAITVMVTADGTHASGSVTSTATGAVAAADEVVTPAAPVEVSKTSTSITLQAVTGQEYSIDGGVTWQDSPTFGGLTPDTDYTIVTRVKATATQPASAISTGTSIRTATKYADLDGLTLSSGTLSPAFSTDMTNYATSVSNGVSDTTVTATVYDSDYATVTASVYDSEGALVKGPITLTSGVVSESLPLSVGINKIKVVVTAQDGTTQTYIITVTRAPRDDSGTPGSQTPTPAPTTSSPTTPAPAPASGVKTTVNNEEGSFATGRTANNVTTVEIDQDKLSDYLSKGNGQQLNVRVPGDGEVKVVGLTAATLKQLSDTGSTLNIENLLAIYPVPSKQLDLGSITKQWNGTPLGEIAVDMDIKRSSDALKDAAKDQATKGGYDLLVNPVDLSINFSYKGQSVKPDQLTGYAPRYIALPEGIDPNKITTGVIVNPDGTVFHVPTVVTKINNRYFALINDLRSQGSYSVIWNPQNFDDVKSHWAQASVNNIAARLQLAGTGNNTFSPNRSIDRSEFATIVASGLGLMRQGVTGTSFSDVAPSSWYHDAVAITSEFDIIKGFADGGFHGSEWITREQGIAMIARSLHLVQSQKALSEVEINQILASYSDTDKVSGYARESAAQLIKAGILEGTGGQQLNPKAAMTRAETAVMVERLLKVTKLID from the coding sequence ATGAAATTAAAAAATCGAAGAATGCTATCTGCTCTATTGGCAATCGTTATGGTATTGACGATGCTGCCTTTTTATCCGTCAGAAGTAAAAGCTGCGGCAACACCAACACTTGATCTTGGTGATCCTATTAGTGTAACCGAAACAACCTATCAGCTATCAAATGCTACATTTGGAAGCACGGGTGTCGTGAATGCAGCGGGTGGTTACTTTACCGTGGAGGTAAATAATGGTTCCATTGCTGTTGTAACTCCTCCGAGTGGTATTACCGAGTTGACTAATGGCATATCAATCAGTGGCATTGTTACTGACCAATCTACACCTGCAAATAGAGTATTCAACTTTTCAAGTGAAACTACTTATGAAGAAATTCAAGCTGTTATTCAAGATATGACATTTACACAAGCTGCAGGGAAAACCCAAAGAGTCACAGTAAATGTAACCCCAGGGGTACCATTGTCCGACGGGAAAACATCGGTTCGTACCTACAATGGACGCCATTTTGTATATGTGCAAAGATTGAGCACCATGACTTTTAAAGATGCTGTGACGATTGCAACGAACATTAACGGACATCTTGTAGAGCCAGCACCAGCTAATCCTGGAGAAATGTTTGCGATTGCCAGTATGTTTAAAGAATTTAAAAACCCCTATTTGGGAAACTGGAACTTTTTATCCTTTATAGGCGCCACTAAAACTTACACACCTGATTGGAACACTTCTATTGGTGCCGTGACAAGGTATGTATCAACGGGTTGGCAAACAGGTCTGGAGTCAACGACTAATTATGTGTCTAATGGAGCTTACGACCATCTTACACTTCTGCTAGACACCAGTAATAATAAAGTAGGCTACTTAGGCGTAAATAATACACACGGCGGCAGCAGCGCATGGAAAGATCCGGGGGTTATTGTCGAGTATAATTCCGGTGTTATTACCAACATCACTGCCACAAAAGAAATCGGGCTTCCGTCGATGGGAGGCAGCGTGGCGATTAGCGGTGTTGCCCAGGTTGGTCAGACGTTGACTGCAGACTTATCGGGGATCACTTACACGCCTGATACGTCGGACAACGTGCCGACTTACCAATGGTACCGAAACGGAGTCGCCATCACGAATGGGACGGATTCAAGCTACACGTTGACCGCTGACGACTTGGGCACAGCCATCACGGTGATGGTCACCGCCGACGGTACGCATGCGTCAGGTAGTGTTACGAGCACAGCAACGGGGGCAGTAGCTGCAGCGGACGAAGTAGTGACTCCGGCAGCACCGGTAGAAGTTAGCAAAACATCAACGAGCATTACGTTGCAAGCCGTAACGGGTCAGGAATACAGCATAGACGGCGGCGTGACGTGGCAGGATAGCCCGACGTTCGGCGGATTGACGCCGGATACGGACTATACGATTGTAACTCGTGTGAAAGCGACAGCGACGCAGCCGGCGTCTGCTATCAGTACAGGAACATCCATTCGTACAGCGACTAAGTACGCAGATTTGGACGGTTTGACGCTGTCGAGCGGCACGTTAAGCCCGGCGTTTTCGACAGACATGACAAACTATGCGACAAGCGTGTCGAACGGTGTGAGTGACACGACAGTAACGGCTACAGTATATGATTCTGATTATGCTACAGTGACGGCGAGCGTGTACGATAGCGAAGGCGCATTGGTAAAAGGTCCGATTACGTTGACGAGTGGCGTCGTTTCCGAATCGCTGCCGCTTAGCGTAGGCATCAACAAGATCAAGGTGGTTGTGACGGCGCAGGACGGCACGACGCAAACGTACATCATAACGGTTACGCGTGCCCCTCGTGATGACTCCGGCACGCCCGGAAGCCAGACACCAACACCTGCACCAACAACGTCTTCACCAACAACACCAGCGCCTGCTCCGGCTTCAGGCGTGAAAACAACCGTAAACAATGAAGAGGGCAGCTTTGCTACGGGCAGAACGGCAAACAACGTTACAACCGTTGAGATTGATCAAGATAAACTATCGGATTATCTCTCCAAAGGCAACGGACAGCAATTGAATGTACGTGTGCCTGGCGACGGTGAAGTCAAGGTTGTGGGTCTGACCGCAGCAACACTGAAGCAGTTGTCCGATACCGGCTCTACGCTGAACATCGAGAACCTGCTTGCTATTTATCCGGTTCCAAGTAAACAACTGGATCTGGGTTCGATCACCAAACAATGGAACGGCACGCCGCTTGGCGAAATTGCAGTCGATATGGATATCAAGAGATCGTCTGACGCATTGAAAGACGCAGCAAAGGATCAGGCGACTAAAGGCGGCTACGATCTGCTGGTTAACCCGGTCGATCTATCGATCAACTTCTCTTACAAAGGCCAATCTGTTAAACCGGATCAACTGACGGGCTACGCGCCTCGCTATATCGCATTGCCTGAAGGCATTGATCCGAACAAAATTACGACTGGCGTCATTGTTAATCCGGACGGTACCGTGTTCCATGTGCCGACAGTTGTAACGAAAATCAACAACCGTTACTTTGCACTGATCAACGACCTGCGCAGCCAGGGCAGCTACTCAGTCATCTGGAATCCGCAAAATTTTGATGATGTGAAGAGTCACTGGGCACAGGCGAGTGTCAACAATATTGCAGCCAGACTGCAGCTTGCAGGCACAGGCAATAATACCTTCTCCCCGAATCGCAGTATCGACCGTTCGGAATTTGCCACGATTGTGGCAAGCGGACTTGGCTTAATGCGCCAGGGTGTAACCGGCACGTCGTTTAGCGACGTAGCTCCGTCGAGTTGGTACCACGATGCCGTAGCGATAACCAGCGAATTTGACATTATCAAAGGCTTTGCAGACGGTGGTTTCCACGGCAGCGAATGGATTACAAGAGAGCAAGGCATTGCCATGATCGCCCGTTCTCTTCATCTCGTTCAGTCCCAAAAGGCACTGAGCGAAGTGGAAATCAATCAGATTCTGGCTTCTTACAGCGATACGGACAAAGTCTCCGGATATGCCCGGGAGTCCGCAGCTCAATTGATTAAGGCTGGCATCCTGGAAGGGACCGGTGGACAGCAGTTGAACCCGAAAGCGGCGATGACGCGCGCGGAAACAGCTGTTATGGTTGAAAGACTGTTGAAAGTTACAAAATTGATCGACTAG
- a CDS encoding RrF2 family transcriptional regulator, producing MKKAKHTCPSNSKAFGLALQALVFMSDSPNRYPSNNIADHLCSEATLIRRILAKLAQENILEVREGRDGGYLMKQPPESVTLADIYLSLQTEASLCEGMLESTGDHSFGLQMHDMFNDITEEINHSVLEILRKYTIADMANRMTPIMEN from the coding sequence ATGAAAAAGGCCAAACATACCTGTCCCTCCAATAGCAAGGCATTCGGCTTGGCATTGCAGGCCCTTGTGTTCATGTCTGATAGTCCTAACCGCTATCCAAGTAACAATATCGCCGATCATTTATGCTCAGAAGCAACATTGATTCGCCGAATATTGGCGAAACTCGCTCAGGAAAATATTCTGGAGGTTCGTGAAGGACGCGACGGAGGTTATCTCATGAAGCAGCCGCCGGAATCGGTGACACTGGCCGATATATATCTGTCGCTTCAGACTGAGGCATCGCTGTGCGAGGGAATGCTGGAGTCTACAGGCGATCACTCCTTTGGTTTGCAGATGCATGATATGTTCAACGATATAACAGAGGAAATCAATCATAGCGTGTTGGAAATTCTGCGGAAGTACACTATAGCCGACATGGCCAACAGGATGACTCCGATCATGGAGAATTGA
- a CDS encoding GntR family transcriptional regulator: MKPKYQVIIDDIKSNILSGAYSVGEQIPTESALQDSYNVSRQTVRKAILELSNDGFLRSEKGSGTYVSNLYRSRTGGNTMKKTIGVITTYISDYIFPSIIRGIESRLNEDNYSLLLASTNNDVAQEKKALEMMLSYGVDGLIVEPTKSNLYNPNIAYYLSFKEQDVPFTMINAFYEELEVPFFCLDDVQSSYLATRELIAKGHSQIGIIAKMDDLQGKYRMKGYIKALGEAKLRFHPEQVLSFDTASKPDLSTNLEVFLEENRDALTSLVCYNDEVGLEVVHACRKLGISIPDELSIIGQDNSYIAKNANIKLTTLTHPQEQMGRDAADWVIKKLQGKKDLPTNTYYQPVLIEGETVKEIELE, from the coding sequence GTGAAGCCAAAGTATCAGGTCATCATTGATGATATTAAAAGCAATATCCTATCGGGAGCCTATAGCGTGGGCGAACAAATCCCTACCGAGTCCGCATTGCAGGACAGCTACAACGTGAGCCGCCAGACGGTTCGCAAGGCCATTTTGGAGCTATCGAACGATGGGTTTTTGAGAAGCGAGAAAGGTTCCGGCACCTATGTAAGCAATCTGTATCGATCCAGAACCGGCGGGAACACGATGAAAAAAACAATCGGCGTCATCACGACGTACATCTCCGATTACATCTTTCCCTCCATCATCCGCGGCATTGAAAGCCGATTAAATGAAGACAATTATTCGCTGCTGTTAGCCAGCACCAATAACGATGTCGCGCAAGAGAAAAAAGCACTGGAGATGATGCTATCCTACGGTGTGGATGGCCTGATCGTCGAACCGACCAAGAGTAATCTGTACAATCCCAACATTGCGTACTACCTTTCTTTTAAGGAACAGGACGTGCCGTTTACGATGATCAATGCCTTTTATGAAGAGCTGGAGGTGCCTTTCTTCTGTCTGGATGACGTGCAGTCCAGCTATCTAGCTACCCGGGAACTGATCGCCAAAGGACATAGCCAGATCGGCATTATCGCGAAAATGGATGATTTACAAGGGAAGTATCGGATGAAGGGATATATCAAAGCGCTGGGCGAAGCCAAGTTGCGGTTTCATCCCGAGCAGGTGCTTTCGTTCGATACGGCATCGAAGCCGGACCTCTCCACCAATTTGGAGGTGTTTCTGGAGGAAAACAGGGATGCGCTGACCTCCCTTGTCTGTTACAACGATGAGGTGGGATTGGAGGTCGTACACGCATGTAGAAAGCTGGGCATTTCCATTCCAGACGAGCTATCCATTATCGGCCAGGACAATTCCTATATCGCCAAGAATGCCAACATCAAACTCACGACGTTAACCCATCCCCAAGAGCAAATGGGCCGCGACGCAGCCGATTGGGTCATCAAGAAACTGCAAGGCAAAAAGGATCTGCCCACCAACACCTATTACCAGCCCGTGCTGATTGAAGGAGAAACGGTGAAAGAAATTGAGTTGGAATAG
- a CDS encoding MerR family transcriptional regulator, with the protein MKYFSISEASVQLNIPDSTLRYYEKKGLLPLIERDDAGRRLFSENQMALLETLVCLKNTHMPISQIKRYIDWIVEGNRTLEARLEMMQKHKQAVLDEISIMQESLKGIDYKITSYTHQIQERNQNED; encoded by the coding sequence ATGAAGTATTTTTCTATTAGCGAAGCTTCAGTCCAATTGAATATTCCAGATTCAACATTACGTTATTATGAAAAAAAAGGGCTTCTGCCTTTAATCGAACGGGATGATGCTGGGAGGCGGTTATTTTCAGAAAACCAGATGGCGCTATTGGAAACCCTTGTTTGTTTAAAAAATACGCATATGCCCATTAGTCAAATTAAGCGATATATAGATTGGATCGTAGAAGGCAATCGTACGCTAGAGGCCAGGCTTGAAATGATGCAAAAACACAAGCAGGCGGTGCTGGATGAGATTTCGATCATGCAGGAATCCCTAAAGGGAATAGATTATAAAATCACAAGTTACACCCATCAGATACAGGAAAGAAACCAAAACGAGGACTAA
- a CDS encoding uroporphyrinogen decarboxylase/cobalamine-independent methonine synthase family protein, producing MEPSKYVERGQIEQIGVNVADYASELTKLNEAVVSGLSEDPVVTTHVCRGNYISTYAGVGGCYEPIAQTLLNIDNYSGYYLEFDTERAGDFKPLRFLNG from the coding sequence ATGGAACCGTCCAAGTACGTTGAAAGAGGCCAGATTGAGCAGATCGGCGTGAATGTGGCAGACTATGCGAGCGAACTTACAAAATTGAACGAGGCAGTGGTATCCGGCTTGTCGGAGGATCCCGTTGTAACAACACATGTGTGTCGTGGCAATTACATTTCGACATATGCCGGTGTTGGTGGATGCTATGAGCCGATCGCGCAAACGCTTCTGAACATTGATAACTATTCCGGTTACTATCTGGAGTTTGATACCGAACGGGCAGGCGATTTCAAACCACTTCGTTTCCTGAATGGCTAA
- the budA gene encoding acetolactate decarboxylase has protein sequence MKKKLTALSVYLLTALLVFSTVAYAAAENNGRDQDRLFQYSTINAVMQGQYDGEMTLKELNTHGSMGLGTLNGLDGELIQLDNKFYQVNSKGQVKELKGNVKTPFAVTTEFDAEKTVTLSNVKDFQDFSEKLKTKFDNKNHFYAIKIHGKFDSIKNRSVPKQTRPYPPLTEVTPHQTVFEENNVRGTIIGFYTPNYASSIQVPGFHMHFLSDDKTKGGHILDVKFDSAKVEIQQLSEFDLVLPDTADFANADLTKTTVEDIEEAERGK, from the coding sequence ATGAAGAAGAAGCTCACTGCACTATCCGTTTATCTCCTCACAGCATTGTTGGTGTTTTCCACTGTTGCCTATGCGGCTGCAGAGAACAACGGCCGCGATCAGGACAGGTTGTTCCAATACTCCACGATCAATGCAGTTATGCAGGGTCAGTATGACGGCGAAATGACCTTGAAAGAACTCAATACGCATGGAAGTATGGGGCTGGGGACGCTTAATGGTCTCGACGGCGAATTGATTCAACTGGACAACAAGTTCTATCAAGTTAACAGCAAGGGTCAAGTGAAGGAGTTGAAAGGGAATGTGAAAACTCCTTTTGCAGTCACCACTGAATTCGATGCGGAAAAGACAGTGACTCTATCTAACGTAAAAGACTTTCAAGATTTCTCCGAGAAGCTCAAGACGAAATTCGATAACAAGAATCACTTCTATGCAATCAAAATACATGGTAAATTCGACTCTATTAAAAATAGATCCGTCCCGAAGCAGACGCGTCCTTATCCACCTCTGACGGAGGTTACCCCGCATCAAACCGTCTTCGAGGAGAATAATGTGAGAGGTACCATTATCGGTTTCTATACTCCAAATTATGCTTCCTCCATTCAAGTTCCGGGGTTCCATATGCATTTTCTTTCGGATGATAAGACGAAGGGCGGTCATATCCTCGACGTGAAGTTTGACAGCGCAAAAGTTGAAATCCAACAGCTGTCTGAGTTCGACCTGGTGCTTCCTGACACGGCAGATTTTGCAAATGCAGATCTCACGAAAACGACTGTTGAAGATATCGAAGAAGCTGAAAGAGGCAAATAA
- a CDS encoding class B sortase → MSKTKKILIAVSSLVLVFSLVNLARTFLGDYAEKQKIEELTKVWEEGSDKGGGDAFPSLLFNEANEPVMLPEFRELYERNSDIAGWLKIDGTRIEYPVMQNPQDAEYYLNHDFDKKENKGGLPFLDEHSRASGSDILLIHGHHMKSGWMFKDLMKYKNESFYKEHATFQFSTLYEKEEYEIVAVILSEVYRKTDDVFKYYQIENVSTPAEFDSYVQNIKKLALYGTGVTAQHGDTLIVLSTCEYSTENGRLAVIARKR, encoded by the coding sequence ATGAGCAAAACCAAAAAAATTCTTATCGCCGTTTCCTCCCTTGTGTTGGTATTTTCCCTCGTTAATCTAGCAAGAACCTTTCTGGGGGATTATGCTGAGAAACAGAAAATCGAAGAACTGACAAAGGTTTGGGAGGAAGGGTCAGACAAAGGCGGAGGGGATGCATTCCCCTCCCTTTTGTTCAATGAGGCGAATGAGCCGGTCATGCTTCCCGAATTTCGAGAGCTTTACGAGAGGAACTCGGACATCGCCGGCTGGCTGAAGATTGACGGCACCCGAATCGAGTACCCGGTCATGCAGAATCCACAGGATGCGGAGTACTATCTCAATCATGATTTCGATAAAAAGGAAAACAAAGGCGGCCTCCCCTTTTTGGACGAGCATAGTCGGGCCAGCGGTTCGGACATTTTGCTGATTCATGGACACCACATGAAAAGCGGCTGGATGTTTAAAGATTTAATGAAGTACAAGAACGAAAGCTTTTATAAAGAGCATGCTACGTTCCAGTTCAGCACGCTTTACGAGAAGGAAGAGTATGAGATTGTTGCCGTTATTCTGTCAGAAGTTTATCGCAAAACGGACGACGTTTTTAAATACTACCAGATTGAGAATGTAAGTACGCCCGCCGAGTTCGATTCTTATGTTCAGAACATCAAAAAGCTCGCGCTGTATGGCACGGGCGTAACAGCCCAACATGGCGACACGCTTATTGTATTGTCCACGTGCGAGTACTCGACCGAAAATGGACGGTTAGCAGTGATCGCCCGAAAGCGTTAA
- a CDS encoding IS3 family transposase, with the protein MGFREIPHYRYQWNLKRLTPVEYRDQLLQAM; encoded by the coding sequence TTGGGATTTCGCGAAATCCCGCACTACAGATACCAATGGAACTTAAAAAGGTTGACCCCTGTAGAGTACAGAGATCAACTTCTTCAAGCCATGTAG